Proteins encoded in a region of the Elizabethkingia bruuniana genome:
- a CDS encoding MBL fold metallo-hydrolase — MKHILSALCLLTASFWSQLYNAQNTDAYIEVLGVAQDGGFPHMGCNKEGCNLAWEHPELRRNVSSLALVDPVQKKWWLFDATPDIRQQLHDFSQRHNQEYPYLPEGVFITHAHIGHYTGLMEFGKEVMNTKQLKVYVLPKLKSFLENNGPWSQLVSLKNIEIIPLTADQEVSIGNSLTVKAFTVPHRDEYSETAGFRMLTPKKRFLFIPDIDKWSKWNKSIIEEVKNVDFAFLDATFYDQNEMGNRPVSEVPHPLVTETENLFQKEPAAVKKKIHFIHFNHSNRILWDKAIQGKVRDKGFNIAEEGRQY; from the coding sequence ATGAAGCATATTCTTTCTGCCCTTTGCCTGTTAACTGCCAGCTTCTGGTCGCAGTTATACAATGCACAAAATACAGATGCATATATAGAAGTATTGGGCGTTGCACAGGACGGAGGCTTTCCGCATATGGGATGTAATAAAGAGGGATGTAACCTGGCATGGGAGCATCCGGAATTAAGAAGGAATGTGTCTTCTCTGGCTTTGGTAGATCCTGTTCAGAAAAAGTGGTGGCTCTTCGATGCTACACCAGATATCAGGCAGCAATTACACGACTTCTCGCAAAGACATAATCAGGAATATCCTTATCTGCCTGAGGGTGTATTTATTACGCATGCGCATATCGGACACTATACCGGATTGATGGAATTCGGCAAAGAGGTCATGAATACGAAGCAGCTCAAGGTATATGTATTGCCTAAACTAAAAAGTTTTCTGGAAAACAATGGTCCATGGAGCCAGCTGGTCAGTCTGAAAAATATAGAGATTATTCCTTTAACTGCCGATCAGGAAGTAAGCATAGGCAACTCTTTGACAGTAAAGGCTTTTACCGTACCTCATCGGGATGAATATTCTGAAACAGCAGGTTTTAGGATGCTAACACCTAAAAAGCGTTTCCTGTTTATTCCAGATATCGATAAATGGAGTAAGTGGAATAAAAGCATTATTGAGGAAGTAAAGAATGTTGATTTTGCATTTCTGGATGCTACTTTCTATGATCAGAATGAAATGGGCAACAGACCAGTTTCGGAAGTTCCACATCCTCTTGTAACAGAAACAGAAAATTTATTTCAGAAAGAACCTGCAGCAGTAAAGAAGAAAATCCATTTTATCCACTTTAATCATTCTAACCGAATATTATGGGATAAAGCTATTCAGGGAAAAGTAAGAGATAAAGGATTTAATATTGCTGAAGAAGGCAGGCAGTATTAA
- the bshA gene encoding N-acetyl-alpha-D-glucosaminyl L-malate synthase BshA — MKIGILCYPTYGGSGIVATELGMLLADKGYEVHFMSSSMPARLDMTKPNIYFHKVNVEIYPLFKYQPYDIALSSTIYHVVKIYKLDLIHAHYAIPYAYAAYMAKQMLKDDGIETPLITTLHGTDITLVGQHPSYKKAVEFSINKSDVVTSVSESLMKDTYINFDIKKEIQVIPNFIDNEIFTTFNNCCRSQFAEDNERIMIHVSNLREVKRIQDVLETFKRVQEEIPTRLIIIGEGPEMERINTFLENNPELISKIRLMGKVNDLYQILAYADVFMLPSQQESFGLAALEAMAAGTPVISSNAGGIPEVNKHGVTGFIADVGDVDAMVEYTKKLFSDETLLAKMKINAKDNALKFDIANILPLYEELYKEALIKVT, encoded by the coding sequence ATGAAAATAGGTATTCTTTGCTATCCCACTTACGGAGGAAGCGGGATTGTTGCAACAGAGCTCGGCATGTTATTGGCCGACAAAGGTTATGAGGTACACTTCATGAGCTCCAGTATGCCGGCGCGACTGGATATGACCAAACCCAATATATATTTCCATAAAGTAAATGTAGAAATCTATCCTTTATTCAAATATCAGCCTTATGATATTGCTCTTTCTTCTACCATTTACCATGTGGTGAAAATATACAAACTGGATCTTATTCACGCCCATTATGCCATCCCTTATGCATATGCAGCTTACATGGCCAAGCAAATGCTAAAGGACGACGGTATAGAAACTCCGCTTATCACGACACTGCACGGAACCGATATTACATTAGTAGGTCAGCATCCAAGTTATAAGAAAGCGGTAGAATTTTCCATCAACAAATCGGACGTTGTAACTTCTGTATCAGAGAGTCTGATGAAGGACACTTACATCAACTTCGATATCAAGAAAGAGATTCAGGTAATTCCTAACTTTATAGACAATGAGATCTTTACAACATTCAACAACTGTTGCAGATCTCAGTTTGCAGAGGACAATGAGCGTATTATGATCCACGTTTCTAACCTTCGTGAGGTTAAACGTATTCAGGATGTTCTGGAAACTTTTAAAAGGGTACAGGAAGAAATCCCAACACGCCTTATTATTATCGGAGAAGGCCCGGAAATGGAGCGTATCAATACCTTCCTTGAAAACAATCCAGAACTGATTTCTAAGATCAGATTAATGGGTAAAGTAAATGATCTTTACCAGATTCTGGCTTATGCAGATGTCTTTATGCTACCATCTCAACAGGAAAGCTTCGGTCTTGCCGCCCTGGAAGCAATGGCTGCAGGAACTCCGGTAATCAGTAGTAATGCTGGTGGAATACCGGAAGTAAATAAACACGGAGTAACCGGATTTATTGCCGATGTTGGTGATGTAGATGCTATGGTGGAATATACCAAAAAACTATTTTCCGATGAAACCCTTCTGGCAAAAATGAAAATTAATGCCAAGGATAATGCTTTAAAATTTGATATTGCTAACATTCTTCCATTGTATGAAGAATTATATAAAGAAGCTTTAATAAAAGTAACTTAA